The sequence CGGAAGCATTTCAACGGGTTAGCCTTGGAGAAACCGAGTCGAGGCCAGTATGTGTAGTTTTTTTCTGGGCAGCGAGATTTGCGAGGTGAGCGCGGACGGCAGCATCGCCATCCCCGCCTTCCTGGGCGAAGCCATCGCCAGCGACACCGCCGAGATCCTGATCGCCAAGCATGAGGCGGATGCCTGCCTGATCGGCTATGGCCGCGATCATCTGATCCGCCTCGCCGAGCGCAACGAGCGCCGCCGGCTGGACGGCGAAGCGCGCGGCGAGGATGCCCGCGCCCATTATCACCGGATGCGGCGCAGCTTCGCGCTGACCGACCGGATGCCGCACGACGACAAGCGGCTCACCCTGTCCGCGGCGATGCGCCATCTCGGCAAGATCGGCCGCCACGCCTTGTTCGTCGGCACCGGCGACAGTTTCGAAATCTGGAATCCCGAGATCGCAGTTCAATGCGACGACGAACAATTCCGCGCCCTGGCAGCCTTTCGTCTCGAGGCTCTGGGCTCTGAGGGAGCGCACTGAGATGAGCATGTTCTGTACGATCGCCGGCCACACCGCCGGCACCATCCATCATCATAATCAGGGCCTGGATTTCGCGATCTGCCACCGCTGTGGCTGCGATATGATCCGCGCCGAAGACAGTGACTGGACCGAAGTGCCCAAGGGCTTCCGCGTTGTCTGGCGGGAGTTCGGGCGGGCGGGGGACGCCGCTTCGGTCGCGGCGCGGATGCAGCGCATGGCGCCGCCGCGCCGCAGGGATCCTCGCGGTGCCCGGCCCAAGCCACGCCGCGATCCGCGCGGCAAGCCGCTCAAGGGCGCCGCCAGCATGGTCAGCGCTCTCGCCGGGCTGCGGACGCTGATCGAAGGCGACGACAATGCCGACGGGCCGGCGATGGAGAAGAACGGCCAGTATGTGATCTGCCTGCCGCACGCCGGAAACCGGTAGCGGGCGACGGTTTAGGGGGCGGTGCTAGGGTGCGTCTTGCCACGCACACTGTCCCCAAGCGCGGTGGTGGGGCGCCCTCCTCCCGCCCCACCACTTGCGCGAAAATGATCCGCCACGGGCACTTCGTTCCCCTGCGAAAGCAGGGGTCCATGGCCGCAAGCGAGGATGTTCGTGGCTCTGGCCTCCCGCTTTCGCAGGAGAACGGACAACAAGCAGATCGCTACAGCAGCTTCTCGATATCCGCCTCGATCGCCTCGGGCTTTGTCGTCGGGGCGTAGCGCTCGACGGCCCTGCCCGCGCGATCGACCAGGAACTTGGTGAAGTTCCACTTGATCCCCTTGGATCCCAGCAGCCCCGGCGCTTCGGCCTTGAGATGCTCGAACAAGGGCGCCGCGTTCGGCCCGTTGACCTCGATCTTGGGAAAGACCGGGAAGGTCACGTCATAGGTGAGCGAGCAGAAGCTCGCGATTTCCGCCGCGTCGCCCGGCTCCTGCGCGCCGAACTGGTTGCACGGGAAGGCCAGCACCGCGAAGCCGCGATCCTTATACTTCCGGTACAGCGCCTCCAGCCCCTCATATTGCGGCGTGAACCCGCATTTGGAGGCGGTGTTGACGATCAGCAGCACCTGGCCCGCATAGGCCGAGAGATCGGCCTCACCGGTCTTGGTGTCGACGGGGATTTCGGTGATCCTGGTCATACGGTGCCTCCATCATATCTAGCCATCAGCATATCGAGAATTCGCCGCAGTGACGGACGGAAAGCGTCGGCGCTTCGGTCCAGACACTCATTTCGCGCGCACCGTCTGTGCTTGCACATCTTCGATGGCGCGAGGCCATTTGGCGGAGTTCCTGGACCAGTACATGAATTGCACAGTGCCGATCACGTCGCGCAATGGCACCATTCCCGCTCCAAAAGAATCCCGTGAGAAGCGACTGTCCGCTGCGTTGTCGCGATTGTCACCGAGCAGGAACAGATGTTCGGCCGGGATACGGACGGCCGGGAAGTTATCGCCGCTGCCAATGCCCGTGTCGAGTATCGTATGCGGCGCCGGCTCGCCGGGAAATTGCTCGGTCCGCCGCTGGCCCGCTCCCAACTGGACAATGGGCAGGTCGTTTATGCTTACCACGCCGTCCTTCAGCGCGACCGTGTCGCCTGGCAAGCCCGCGACCCGCGCAACCCGCGCGACCCCACTCAGATCATAGGCAATTACCGCTCCGCGCCCGGGTTTACGATCTCGCGTGCCGACCATGATCCGATCACCCTTGTCCAACAGCGGGGCCATGCTCTCGCTGGGCAAATAGTAAGGATGGAAATAGTCGGTCGGCGTGGGAGAGATCGCGCCGATTACGACCGCCGCCAGCAAAATCCCGATTATGATCGGCCAGCGCGAAAGGCCGGTCGGCGGCGTTCGCTCTCGGCTCCGGATAAGCGTCAGAACAACAGCCGTCAGCATCGCGGAAACAGAGACGGCCAAGGCAATCGCTATCCCAACGAACAGCGCGATATCAAACCGGGGCGCGAATGCCGTCCAAACAGTCAAGCCGGCGATCGCGGCAAATGCCACCCCAATCACCGCCAGCCCCGTCCGCTTCGCGCCGATGCGAAGCAAGCCGAGCCCCGGCACTATCAGATTGAGCAGCGCGAGACCGAGCCTCGCGACCCAGCCCCGCCTCTCGCTCACTCCAGCACGCCGTCGTGCAGCCGCACCACCCGGTCCATCCGCTCCGCCAGCCGCTCGTTATGCGTGGCGATCAACGCCGCCGAGCCTTCGCCACGGACGAGGTTGAGGAATTCGGCGAAGACCTTGTCGGCGGTCGCTTCGTCGAGATTGCCGGTGGGTTCGTCGGCAAGCACCAAGGCCGGCCGGTTGGCCAGCGCGCGGGCGACCGCGACGCGCTGCTGCTCGCCGCCGGACAACTGGCTCGGCCGGTGGGTGAAGCGCTGGCCGAGACCGAGCGTGGCGAGCAGGTGCTCGGCTCGGCGATCGGCATCGGCACGCGTGGCGCCATGGATCATCTGCGGCAGCACGACATTCTCGAGCGCGTTGAAATCGGGCAGCAAATGGTGGAACTGGTAGATGAAGCCGAGGCTGTTCCGCCGCACTTCGGTGCGCCCGACATTGTCGAGCAGCGCCGCTTCCTTGCCGGCGATCGTGATCGAGCCCTGGAAGCCGCCTTCGAGCAGCCCGACCGCCTGAAGCAATGTCGATTTGCCCGAGCC is a genomic window of Sphingomonas sp. containing:
- a CDS encoding glutathione peroxidase gives rise to the protein MTRITEIPVDTKTGEADLSAYAGQVLLIVNTASKCGFTPQYEGLEALYRKYKDRGFAVLAFPCNQFGAQEPGDAAEIASFCSLTYDVTFPVFPKIEVNGPNAAPLFEHLKAEAPGLLGSKGIKWNFTKFLVDRAGRAVERYAPTTKPEAIEADIEKLL
- the lepB gene encoding signal peptidase I; amino-acid sequence: MSERRGWVARLGLALLNLIVPGLGLLRIGAKRTGLAVIGVAFAAIAGLTVWTAFAPRFDIALFVGIAIALAVSVSAMLTAVVLTLIRSRERTPPTGLSRWPIIIGILLAAVVIGAISPTPTDYFHPYYLPSESMAPLLDKGDRIMVGTRDRKPGRGAVIAYDLSGVARVARVAGLPGDTVALKDGVVSINDLPIVQLGAGQRRTEQFPGEPAPHTILDTGIGSGDNFPAVRIPAEHLFLLGDNRDNAADSRFSRDSFGAGMVPLRDVIGTVQFMYWSRNSAKWPRAIEDVQAQTVRAK
- a CDS encoding ABC transporter ATP-binding protein; amino-acid sequence: MSELDERAVAAAGPVLQTRGLKRSFTQGETTIHVLRGVDLDVRPGEIVALLGPSGSGKSTLLQAVGLLEGGFQGSITIAGKEAALLDNVGRTEVRRNSLGFIYQFHHLLPDFNALENVVLPQMIHGATRADADRRAEHLLATLGLGQRFTHRPSQLSGGEQQRVAVARALANRPALVLADEPTGNLDEATADKVFAEFLNLVRGEGSAALIATHNERLAERMDRVVRLHDGVLE